GCTTTCTCAGCTTTATTCTCTTTTGTTGTTTGCTGAGCTACTTTTTTATCACTAGAAGACGCTTGCTCTTTTGTGTCAGGAACAAACAATTGATATGCTACAATAGCTACTGCTATTAATACAATAGCAATTGCAATATTTAAAACACCGTTTTGACGACGTTTTTGTTGTTTCTGTTGAAATCTAGATCCTCCTGCCATTCTTCAAACCTCCATGCAGTTTTTCATACTTGCTATTGTAACATTAAATCTAGAAAGGTTGAACATTTACAATAATATTTTCACGAAATGAAAACATTTCATAAAATAATTGCAAGATTACTTTTCATTTTCTAATCTATGAATTGCTTCTACCAGTTCTGTAAAAACGGGTGTAACTACATTTTTGTTACTATCTGTTTCTATATCAACTACAACTAAAGCATATCTTGGATTTTCATATGGAAAATAACCTGCAAACCAGCGATTCACCTTTTCTCCTTTTCCTGTTTGTGCCGTTCCAGATTTTCCGGCAACGTTTAGTGGTAACGAACGGAACACTGTTCCCGTTCCTTTCTCCGCCGTTACAACAGCCCTTAATAACTCTTGTAGTTTTTTCACCGTTTCATAAGAAAGCTGTTTCCCAGTTAATTTATGATTTTCAAATGTAAAAAAGTCGGTTCCATTTTTATATACTATTTTTTTTACAGCTTTCACTTCCAACTTCTCTCCATCTCTAGCAATTGTCGCCATCATATTCGCTATAGCTAGAGGCGACACCCGTACATCTTTTTGTCCAATCATCGTTTGAGCAATGGCTTTTCTACTAACTTTATTTTCTTCACTCCTCCAAATAACAGCATTCTTTTCTTCTGGCAATTGTTCAAATTCTGGTGCATGAAATACTGAACCTTTCCAACCAACCGTCTTACTTGCCCCTAGGGCCTCTAAATACGTCTCTAACACTTCTTTATCCTTTTGTATTAGTTCATTACCTAATAGGGCAAACGTCCGATTACAGCTTCTAGCAAAGCTTTCCTTAAAGTTTAATGACCCCATCATAACTTGTGGAAGATTTTCACCATATAAATCCGTATTACAGTTAAATACACGGTTAAATCGCACCAAATTTTGATCAATTACCGCCGCTGCAACTACTGTTTTAAAAACAGATCCAGGAAAATGAGGAGTTAACATTTGATTTTCAAGTGTTGCTTTATATGCGCTCCTATCATTCATCTGTAAAGATGGCTTACTTACCATTGCTAAAACTTCACTATTTTTTATGTCTAGTAATACTAACCCACCTTTTTTTATTCCGTTTTCATTTATAATCTTTTCAGCTTGCCGTTGCAACGTTTTATGTAGCGTTGTTTGAATAGTAACTGGATAAAATGGATTTCCTGGTGAAGTGTATTTTGCCTGTTTCCCGAAAATCGGCTCTCCTTGCCGATCCACTTGATATAGTACTTTTGCCTCTCCATCAGTAAGTAAAAATTCATCAAATGATTGTTGCAATCCGGAAATACCAATTGGCGTTTGTTCCGAAAGTTTTTTCATTTCTCCATAGCGCTTTTGAAATTCCTGTTCATTCTCTCCCACATCTCCAATTAAATGATTTGCCTCTCCCGTTTGCTTCAATCGAACTTCTGCTGCTACAATGCCTAAAGTATCTAACTGATTTACCTTCTCCATCTGCTCAACCGTTAATTGAAATGGGATATTCCCCCTTTGTAATATAAATGCTTTATTCTTACTTTTCATTTGCAGTCTTATCTCTTGTCTCGACAAACCAATGATATGCGAAATTTTCTCTAACATGTCATTTTTTATTTGTAAAAATGGAAAAATAATTAGAACTGGATATTTCTCTTCACCGATTTCCTTACCATTTCGATCTGTAAAGTGCCCTCTTCCATTATCTACTGTAAGTGATTGCGTTCGTTGCGTAACACTTTTTTCAATTAAATTGATATTTTGGTCAGTAAATGATTCCGTATCTAAAATCTGTATTTGGATTAAGCGACAAAGTAGTAAAAACATTACACCCATAAAACAAATTAACACAACTGTAATTCTCCGTTTTATTTTCATA
This genomic interval from Bacillus cereus contains the following:
- a CDS encoding peptidoglycan D,D-transpeptidase FtsI family protein; its protein translation is MKIKRRITVVLICFMGVMFLLLCRLIQIQILDTESFTDQNINLIEKSVTQRTQSLTVDNGRGHFTDRNGKEIGEEKYPVLIIFPFLQIKNDMLEKISHIIGLSRQEIRLQMKSKNKAFILQRGNIPFQLTVEQMEKVNQLDTLGIVAAEVRLKQTGEANHLIGDVGENEQEFQKRYGEMKKLSEQTPIGISGLQQSFDEFLLTDGEAKVLYQVDRQGEPIFGKQAKYTSPGNPFYPVTIQTTLHKTLQRQAEKIINENGIKKGGLVLLDIKNSEVLAMVSKPSLQMNDRSAYKATLENQMLTPHFPGSVFKTVVAAAVIDQNLVRFNRVFNCNTDLYGENLPQVMMGSLNFKESFARSCNRTFALLGNELIQKDKEVLETYLEALGASKTVGWKGSVFHAPEFEQLPEEKNAVIWRSEENKVSRKAIAQTMIGQKDVRVSPLAIANMMATIARDGEKLEVKAVKKIVYKNGTDFFTFENHKLTGKQLSYETVKKLQELLRAVVTAEKGTGTVFRSLPLNVAGKSGTAQTGKGEKVNRWFAGYFPYENPRYALVVVDIETDSNKNVVTPVFTELVEAIHRLENEK